One window of Prochlorococcus marinus XMU1408 genomic DNA carries:
- a CDS encoding type IV pilus twitching motility protein PilT — MSISTKIVEYAIKFNSSDIHLEEGSKIALRVNSDIKLIDKVLQKEDMDQLLNELLGEVKLKEYYKSGDLDTSIGLNGLSRIRINAYMAREKRCLTLRILPDNLPDWKDLGLPSEFIKLTKKDRGLVLCTGPTGSGKSTTLAAFINCILETQNKHILTIEDPIEFEFNSTKNSIIHQREVKRDTHSFSSALKGALREDPDIIYIGEMRDLETIQLAITAAETGHLVLGTLHTSSASKTVERIVDVFPADQQEQARLQVSTSLVGIMSQTLCKNIKGTRSLAYELLINTSAISNLIRERKVSQIYSQLQTGSNDGMNTLEQCLQELINNQEITFEEGLSKSSNPKALSENN, encoded by the coding sequence ATGTCTATCTCAACTAAAATTGTAGAATATGCAATCAAATTTAATTCCTCAGATATACATTTAGAGGAAGGATCTAAAATCGCATTAAGAGTTAATTCTGATATTAAATTAATTGATAAAGTTCTTCAAAAAGAGGATATGGATCAATTATTAAATGAATTATTAGGAGAGGTAAAACTAAAAGAATACTACAAATCAGGAGACCTAGATACATCTATTGGTTTAAATGGACTATCAAGAATTAGGATAAATGCTTATATGGCTAGAGAAAAAAGGTGCCTAACTTTAAGAATACTTCCAGATAATCTTCCAGATTGGAAAGACTTAGGTTTACCAAGTGAGTTTATTAAGCTAACAAAAAAGGACAGAGGATTAGTACTTTGTACAGGTCCTACTGGATCTGGCAAATCAACAACATTAGCTGCCTTTATTAATTGTATATTAGAAACACAAAATAAACATATTTTGACTATTGAAGACCCAATCGAATTTGAGTTTAACAGTACAAAAAATTCAATTATTCATCAAAGAGAAGTAAAAAGGGATACTCATAGCTTCAGTAGCGCATTGAAAGGTGCCTTGAGAGAAGATCCTGATATTATTTATATAGGAGAGATGAGAGATTTAGAAACAATCCAATTAGCTATAACAGCTGCCGAAACAGGACATTTAGTATTAGGTACATTACACACATCTTCAGCATCTAAAACAGTAGAGAGGATAGTAGACGTTTTCCCTGCAGATCAACAAGAACAAGCAAGATTACAAGTATCAACTTCATTAGTTGGAATTATGTCTCAAACACTATGTAAAAATATCAAAGGGACAAGATCTTTAGCATATGAATTGCTAATAAATACTTCTGCTATATCAAACCTTATAAGAGAGAGAAAAGTAAGTCAAATATATTCTCAGTTACAAACTGGTAGTAATGATGGAATGAATACCCTTGAACAATGTTTGCAGGAATTAATTAATAATCAGGAGATTACTTTTGAGGAAGGATTAAGTAAATCATCAAATCCTAAAGCTTTATCTGAAAATAATTAA
- a CDS encoding type II secretion system F family protein yields MPSYGNSSSSSKQLSKYPQKNNTRSILNSSSRNLKVPQKDLLIFFRQLAVILQSGVPLAQGIILLSENTKNKNFATIQSKIASRLSSGEELSICLSKYPKIFPDITIGLIEAGEAGGILDKVLDRIATLIEERAKIKSQIQGALIYPVIILTLAITVSLALLIFIVPKFEQMFNSMDAELPSLTKFMLNLSELVTSSSFLILSPIIIGVFLFLFSNYYKTKSGKFNLDSLILKIPLFGSLILRSEVASMCDTMTTLLDSGIPLVEVLEKCIAASSNDRIKKSLLIAIKSVREGQELAISLNTYQVFPKLVISMIKIGEETGRLSFMSQNLATFYKREVETSVSSLTKAMEPLIIIVVAGIVGTIVIALYLPMFKVIQVMQ; encoded by the coding sequence ATGCCTTCTTATGGAAATAGCAGTTCTAGTTCAAAGCAACTGTCAAAATATCCACAAAAGAATAATACTAGAAGTATTTTAAATTCCTCTTCAAGAAATCTGAAAGTTCCGCAGAAAGATTTACTTATATTTTTCAGACAATTAGCTGTTATTTTACAAAGTGGTGTTCCTCTTGCGCAGGGAATTATTCTACTATCAGAAAACACCAAAAATAAAAACTTTGCAACTATTCAATCCAAAATTGCATCAAGATTAAGCTCTGGTGAGGAACTTTCAATTTGTTTAAGTAAATATCCAAAAATATTCCCTGATATAACTATAGGTCTTATTGAGGCTGGAGAGGCGGGAGGTATTCTTGACAAAGTTCTAGATAGAATAGCTACATTAATTGAAGAGCGAGCGAAAATAAAAAGTCAAATACAGGGAGCGTTAATTTATCCAGTAATAATATTAACTTTAGCAATAACAGTTAGTTTAGCATTATTAATATTTATTGTGCCTAAATTCGAACAAATGTTTAACAGTATGGATGCTGAATTGCCTAGTTTAACAAAGTTCATGTTAAATTTATCTGAATTAGTTACATCATCTTCTTTTTTAATCTTATCACCAATAATCATAGGAGTCTTTTTATTTTTATTTTCTAATTACTACAAAACAAAATCAGGTAAATTTAATCTTGACAGTTTGATCTTAAAAATTCCATTATTTGGATCATTAATACTGCGTTCAGAAGTCGCCTCAATGTGCGATACGATGACAACACTTTTGGATTCAGGAATACCTTTAGTTGAAGTTTTAGAAAAATGTATCGCAGCAAGTTCTAATGATAGAATCAAAAAATCTCTTTTAATTGCGATTAAAAGTGTCAGAGAAGGTCAAGAATTAGCGATTTCACTTAATACATATCAGGTTTTTCCAAAACTAGTAATTTCTATGATAAAAATTGGGGAAGAAACAGGTAGATTAAGCTTTATGTCTCAAAATCTTGCAACATTTTATAAAAGAGAAGTTGAAACATCTGTATCTTCATTAACAAAAGCGATGGAGCCATTAATTATTATAGTTGTTGCAGGAATAGTAGGAACGATTGTTATTGCCTTATACTTACCTATGTTCAAGGTTATTCAAGTAATGCAATAA